The following are from one region of the Denitrobacterium detoxificans genome:
- a CDS encoding valine--tRNA ligase gives MADKKKIDFDFAAHEAPLFKAWNEGGYFQRTPGFGKHQNDCYTVVIPPPNITGMLHMGHALDDTIQDACIRRARMQGYQTRWVLGTDHAGIATQTKVDKKLAEEGISRLEIGREKFIEACYDWRAHYGTTIVEQIKGMGCSCDYSDEHFTLDPDYIDAVRRLFVEWYHDDLIYRGKRIVNWCPHCTTAIADDEAEYVDEPGHLWHLRYPLVEPIDGLDYIIVATTRPETMLGDTGVAVSPKDPDKQKFVGAKVKLPIVDREIPIFSDYYVDADFGSGFVKVTPAHDPNDWAMGERHDLPKINIFDETAHVVEGYGEFSGMSRDEAREAVVAWFEEHGLLDHVEDHDHSVMTCYRCHTKLEPWLSEQWFVSVDRLKGPAAKAVESGEITFHPARWSQVYLDWLENLKDWCISRQLWWGHRIPMFYCDECGWEDASVEDIHTCPKCGAAVRQDEDVLDTWFSSQLWPFATMGWTREGTQASELQKAYPTQVLATARDIMGLWVARMVMASEYCMGTIPFENVIIYPTVMGSDGKPMSKSRGNGVDPLKLMEDYGADGMRFGLLMQVTGAQDLKFNESKLENSRNFSNKIRNAARFVMMNLEGFEPGEPEVSTPADRWIFSRLARLVARVDESFDAYEFSDVTRELYAFFWNEFCDWYIEFSKSRLSGSDAADRLACQRNLVFVLDTALRLLHPIMPFITEEIFQDLPVEGEDPYLIACAWPEAESLAKYRDEQAERAMIMVCDVVSAVRATRSRYGISPKQALSVTVKVEAASDAALLSEQEQLICGMGNIESLQVGCDAEKPAESSVTLGTGLEVYTVLSGHVDFEAERARLEKQRASLAKDIEKFGRKLSNPGFLAKAAPEVIEKDRAKHADLSDQLKRVESQIAELN, from the coding sequence ATGGCCGATAAGAAGAAAATCGACTTCGATTTCGCGGCGCATGAAGCGCCCCTGTTCAAGGCATGGAACGAGGGTGGCTACTTCCAGCGCACGCCTGGTTTTGGCAAGCATCAGAACGATTGCTACACCGTGGTCATTCCGCCTCCCAACATCACTGGCATGCTGCACATGGGCCATGCGCTCGACGACACCATTCAGGACGCCTGCATCCGTCGTGCCCGCATGCAGGGCTATCAGACGCGCTGGGTCCTGGGTACCGACCATGCTGGCATTGCCACGCAGACGAAGGTCGACAAGAAGCTGGCCGAAGAGGGCATTAGCCGCCTGGAAATTGGCCGCGAGAAGTTCATCGAGGCCTGCTACGACTGGCGTGCCCATTACGGCACCACCATCGTCGAGCAGATCAAGGGCATGGGTTGCAGCTGCGATTATTCCGACGAGCACTTCACGCTCGACCCCGATTACATCGACGCGGTGCGTCGTCTGTTCGTGGAGTGGTATCACGACGACCTCATCTATCGCGGCAAGCGCATCGTGAACTGGTGCCCGCATTGCACCACGGCCATCGCCGATGACGAGGCCGAATACGTAGACGAGCCCGGTCATCTGTGGCATCTGCGCTACCCGCTGGTCGAGCCCATCGATGGTCTCGACTACATCATCGTGGCCACCACGCGTCCGGAAACCATGCTCGGCGACACGGGCGTTGCGGTTTCCCCGAAGGATCCCGACAAGCAGAAGTTCGTGGGCGCCAAGGTGAAGCTGCCCATCGTCGACCGCGAGATCCCCATCTTCAGCGACTACTACGTCGATGCCGATTTCGGCAGCGGCTTCGTAAAGGTCACGCCTGCTCACGACCCGAACGACTGGGCCATGGGCGAGCGCCACGACCTGCCGAAGATCAACATCTTCGACGAGACCGCCCATGTAGTGGAAGGCTACGGCGAGTTCAGCGGCATGTCGCGCGACGAAGCACGCGAAGCCGTGGTTGCCTGGTTCGAGGAGCATGGCCTGCTCGACCATGTGGAAGACCACGACCATTCCGTCATGACGTGCTATCGCTGCCATACGAAGCTCGAGCCCTGGCTGTCCGAGCAGTGGTTCGTGTCCGTCGACCGCCTGAAGGGGCCTGCCGCAAAGGCCGTGGAGTCGGGTGAGATCACGTTCCATCCCGCGCGTTGGAGCCAGGTCTACCTCGATTGGCTCGAGAACCTGAAGGACTGGTGCATTTCCCGCCAGCTCTGGTGGGGTCATCGCATTCCCATGTTCTACTGCGACGAATGTGGTTGGGAAGACGCCAGCGTAGAAGACATTCACACGTGCCCCAAGTGCGGCGCTGCCGTTCGCCAAGACGAAGACGTGCTTGACACTTGGTTCTCCAGCCAGCTGTGGCCCTTTGCCACCATGGGCTGGACGCGCGAGGGCACGCAGGCTTCCGAACTGCAGAAGGCGTACCCCACGCAGGTGCTCGCCACAGCGCGTGACATCATGGGCCTCTGGGTTGCCCGCATGGTCATGGCCAGCGAATACTGCATGGGCACCATTCCGTTCGAAAACGTCATCATCTATCCCACCGTTATGGGTTCCGACGGCAAGCCGATGAGCAAGAGCCGCGGCAATGGTGTCGATCCGCTGAAGCTCATGGAAGACTATGGCGCCGATGGCATGCGCTTTGGCCTGCTCATGCAGGTTACGGGCGCTCAGGACTTGAAGTTCAACGAGAGCAAGCTGGAAAACAGCCGTAACTTCTCGAACAAGATTCGCAACGCCGCGCGTTTCGTCATGATGAACCTCGAGGGCTTCGAGCCCGGCGAACCGGAAGTCTCCACGCCGGCCGACCGCTGGATCTTCAGCCGTCTGGCCCGCCTGGTGGCACGCGTCGACGAGTCGTTCGATGCCTACGAGTTCAGCGACGTCACCCGCGAGCTGTATGCGTTCTTCTGGAATGAGTTCTGCGACTGGTACATTGAATTCTCGAAGAGCCGCCTTTCCGGCTCCGATGCGGCCGACCGCCTGGCATGCCAGCGCAACCTGGTGTTCGTGCTCGACACGGCGCTTCGTCTGCTGCATCCCATCATGCCGTTCATTACGGAAGAGATCTTCCAGGATCTGCCGGTGGAAGGCGAGGACCCGTACCTGATCGCCTGCGCTTGGCCCGAAGCCGAAAGCCTGGCCAAGTATCGCGACGAGCAGGCCGAGCGCGCCATGATCATGGTGTGCGACGTGGTTTCCGCCGTGCGCGCCACGCGTTCCCGCTACGGCATTTCGCCCAAGCAGGCGCTTTCCGTTACCGTGAAGGTGGAAGCCGCATCCGACGCCGCGCTGCTCTCCGAGCAGGAGCAGCTCATCTGTGGCATGGGCAACATCGAGTCGCTGCAGGTTGGCTGCGACGCCGAAAAGCCCGCCGAGTCCAGCGTCACGCTGGGCACGGGCCTGGAAGTCTACACCGTGCTTTCCGGCCATGTGGACTTCGAAGCGGAACGCGCGCGCCTGGAAAAGCAGCGTGCTTCGCTTGCTAAGGACATCGAGAAGTTCGGCCGCAAGCTTTCGAACCCCGGCTTCTTGGCGAAGGCGGCTCCGGAGGTCATCGAAAAGGACCGCGCTAAGCACGCCGATTTGTCCGACCAGTTGAAACGTGTAGAAAGCCAGATTGCGGAACTTAACTAG
- the clpX gene encoding ATP-dependent Clp protease ATP-binding subunit ClpX, translating to MTKNRNDGTREEDIRCAFCGKTPQQVNSMISGPNGICICDECISVCAEAMMRDMGMNTHDAYENPELAASYESSEPAPADVLENLPTPHELYDRLSDFVVGQEEAKRALSVAVYNHYKRISLDADASDDDVELAKSNIMLLGPTGSGKTLLAQTLARTLRVPFAIADATTLTEAGYVGEDVENILLKLITAADFDIPRAEIGIVYIDEVDKIARKAENLSITRDVSGEGVQQALLKIVEGCEASVPPQGGRKHPQQELIHIDTTNILFILGGAFVGLSDIIAERVGKSGIGFNAELPESKKHEDAELLAQVLPEDLNKFGMIPEFVGRIPVITNLKELSEADLVRILTEPRNALVKQYHRMFEFENSELIFEQEALLAIARKALEHNTGARGLRSICENILMDIMYDLPEFTEATTVVVRASDVTGETKPEIKPRANVIASGEAVSA from the coding sequence ATGACGAAAAACAGGAACGACGGAACCCGCGAGGAAGACATCAGGTGCGCCTTCTGCGGTAAAACGCCGCAGCAGGTCAATTCCATGATTAGCGGCCCCAATGGCATCTGCATCTGCGACGAGTGCATCTCCGTATGCGCAGAGGCCATGATGCGCGATATGGGTATGAACACCCACGATGCGTACGAGAACCCCGAGCTCGCTGCGTCCTACGAGTCCAGCGAGCCGGCTCCTGCCGACGTCTTGGAGAACCTGCCCACGCCGCACGAGCTCTACGATCGCCTCAGCGATTTCGTGGTGGGCCAGGAAGAAGCCAAGCGCGCGCTTTCCGTGGCCGTGTACAACCACTACAAGCGCATCAGCCTCGATGCTGATGCTTCCGACGACGACGTCGAGCTCGCCAAGAGCAACATCATGCTCCTGGGCCCCACGGGCAGCGGCAAGACGCTCCTGGCGCAAACGCTTGCGCGCACGCTGCGCGTTCCGTTCGCCATCGCCGACGCCACCACGCTCACCGAAGCGGGCTACGTGGGCGAAGACGTCGAGAACATCCTGCTCAAGCTCATCACGGCCGCCGACTTCGACATTCCCCGCGCGGAAATCGGCATCGTCTACATCGACGAGGTCGACAAGATCGCCCGCAAGGCAGAAAACCTGTCGATCACGCGTGACGTGTCGGGCGAGGGCGTGCAGCAGGCCCTGCTGAAGATCGTGGAAGGCTGCGAGGCCAGCGTGCCCCCGCAGGGCGGCCGCAAGCATCCCCAGCAGGAGCTCATTCACATCGACACCACGAACATCCTGTTCATTCTGGGTGGTGCCTTCGTGGGCCTGTCCGACATCATCGCCGAGCGCGTGGGCAAGAGCGGCATTGGCTTCAATGCGGAACTGCCCGAAAGCAAGAAGCACGAAGACGCCGAGCTGCTGGCGCAGGTGCTCCCCGAAGACCTGAACAAGTTCGGCATGATTCCCGAATTCGTGGGCCGTATCCCGGTTATCACGAACCTGAAGGAGCTTTCGGAAGCCGACCTGGTTCGCATTCTCACCGAGCCCCGCAATGCGCTGGTCAAGCAGTACCACCGCATGTTCGAGTTCGAGAACAGCGAGCTCATCTTCGAGCAGGAAGCTCTGCTTGCCATCGCGCGCAAGGCGCTCGAGCACAACACTGGTGCTCGTGGCCTGCGTTCCATTTGCGAGAATATCCTGATGGATATCATGTACGACTTGCCCGAGTTCACCGAAGCAACTACGGTTGTCGTACGTGCAAGCGACGTTACGGGCGAAACCAAGCCCGAAATCAAGCCCCGCGCCAATGTCATTGCGTCGGGCGAAGCGGTAAGCGCATAG
- the clpP gene encoding ATP-dependent Clp endopeptidase proteolytic subunit ClpP, with product MNEFVTPQSALIPYVIEQSPRGERSYDIYSRLLNERIVFLGEAIDDNVANSVVAQLLHLESADPEKDISLYINSPGGSVTAGLAILDTMNYIRCDVSTICIGQCASMAAVLLSSGKKGKRYALPNSRVMIHQPSGGAQGQQTEIAIVAKEILYIRERLNQILADNSGLSLETIQRDTERDNFMSATEAMEYGLIDQVVSSRVAQNA from the coding sequence ATGAACGAATTTGTTACCCCGCAGTCTGCGCTTATTCCTTATGTCATCGAGCAGTCGCCCCGTGGCGAGCGCAGCTACGACATCTATTCCCGCCTGCTGAACGAGCGCATCGTTTTCCTGGGCGAGGCGATCGACGATAACGTTGCGAATTCCGTGGTGGCTCAGCTGCTGCATCTGGAATCCGCCGATCCTGAAAAGGACATCTCGCTGTACATCAACAGCCCCGGAGGCAGCGTCACCGCTGGTCTGGCCATTCTGGATACCATGAACTACATCCGTTGCGATGTGAGCACCATCTGCATTGGTCAGTGCGCCTCCATGGCTGCCGTGCTGCTGTCCAGCGGCAAGAAGGGCAAGCGCTACGCGCTGCCGAACAGCCGCGTTATGATTCACCAGCCTTCCGGCGGTGCTCAGGGCCAGCAGACCGAAATCGCCATCGTGGCCAAGGAGATCCTCTACATCCGCGAGCGCTTGAACCAGATCCTGGCCGACAACTCGGGCCTGAGCCTGGAAACCATCCAGCGCGACACCGAGCGCGACAACTTCATGAGCGCTACGGAAGCCATGGAATACGGTCTCATCGACCAGGTGGTCTCTTCCCGCGTCGCTCAGAACGCATAG
- the tig gene encoding trigger factor, protein METKVQALDGNQKKLTITIDAKEVDARIKKQYKDFAYKYNFPGFRKGKAPRPVIDNVLGKEAVVATVTDDVLNSLYPQAMDAEDLIAISQPKFEDAEAMVEAGKPFSFTVTVETRPEFELSSYDQISVKLPSEEATDAEIDDQIEELRNYYYTFEDAAANTKLKEESFAELAISAKDEEGNAIESLESESRLYQLGQGLFPASFDAELVGMKKGDSKSFEIDMAAEPSMMAAGTKGKVAFEVTVNQVKKRILPEITDEWARETAGFEGGVEELRNRVADSIKDQKSQMMPRLRENEALYAIQERLQGEAPASLCEQEEQNLLQNFFMQIQQSGMTFDAYLAQMGMTPDTFKDDLKRQAKDVTEQDLALDAWARNAKIEITDEEITAEFEKAGSDDAAALEREWREAGRIASLRAGMRRSRALDAIIEGMKVEELKPGEKLNSVAAEEAEKKAAPKAEKKAEKKAAAEEPKAEAAASDKPNKTALNKMKVAELKEMAEGMGIDVKGLKKAELVDAILAAE, encoded by the coding sequence GTGGAAACCAAAGTTCAGGCTCTGGACGGCAACCAGAAGAAGCTGACGATCACGATCGACGCCAAGGAAGTCGATGCGCGCATCAAGAAGCAGTACAAGGACTTCGCGTACAAGTACAATTTCCCCGGGTTCCGCAAGGGCAAGGCTCCCCGTCCCGTCATCGACAACGTGCTGGGCAAGGAAGCCGTGGTGGCCACCGTCACCGACGATGTGCTGAACTCGCTGTATCCCCAGGCTATGGATGCTGAAGACCTTATCGCCATCAGCCAGCCCAAGTTCGAGGACGCCGAGGCCATGGTCGAAGCCGGCAAGCCCTTCAGCTTCACCGTCACCGTGGAGACCCGCCCCGAATTCGAGCTTTCTAGCTACGATCAGATTTCCGTGAAGCTCCCCTCCGAGGAAGCCACCGACGCTGAAATCGACGACCAGATCGAAGAGCTGCGTAATTATTACTACACGTTCGAAGATGCTGCCGCCAACACGAAGCTCAAGGAAGAGAGCTTCGCCGAGCTGGCCATCTCCGCCAAGGACGAAGAGGGCAACGCCATCGAGTCGCTCGAGAGCGAATCTCGCCTGTACCAGCTTGGTCAGGGCCTGTTCCCCGCTAGCTTCGACGCCGAACTGGTGGGCATGAAGAAGGGCGATTCCAAGTCCTTCGAGATCGACATGGCTGCCGAGCCTTCCATGATGGCTGCCGGCACCAAGGGCAAGGTTGCCTTCGAGGTCACGGTCAACCAGGTCAAGAAGCGCATCCTCCCCGAAATCACCGACGAGTGGGCCCGCGAGACGGCTGGCTTCGAAGGTGGCGTCGAAGAGCTGCGCAACCGCGTTGCCGATAGCATCAAGGATCAGAAGTCCCAGATGATGCCTCGCCTGCGCGAGAACGAAGCACTGTATGCCATCCAGGAGCGCCTGCAGGGCGAAGCTCCTGCCTCGCTGTGCGAGCAGGAAGAGCAGAACCTGCTGCAGAACTTCTTCATGCAGATTCAGCAGTCCGGCATGACCTTCGACGCCTACCTGGCTCAGATGGGCATGACCCCCGACACCTTCAAGGACGACCTGAAGCGTCAGGCCAAGGATGTCACCGAGCAGGATCTTGCTCTCGACGCCTGGGCTCGCAACGCCAAGATCGAAATCACCGATGAGGAAATCACCGCTGAATTCGAAAAGGCTGGCTCCGACGACGCTGCTGCCCTCGAGCGCGAATGGCGCGAGGCTGGCCGCATCGCTTCCCTGCGTGCGGGCATGCGCCGCAGCCGTGCTCTCGATGCCATCATCGAAGGCATGAAGGTCGAAGAGCTCAAGCCGGGCGAGAAGCTGAACAGCGTTGCTGCGGAAGAAGCCGAGAAGAAGGCTGCCCCCAAGGCTGAAAAGAAGGCCGAGAAGAAGGCTGCCGCCGAAGAGCCCAAGGCCGAAGCTGCCGCTTCCGACAAGCCGAACAAGACGGCCCTCAACAAGATGAAGGTTGCCGAGCTGAAGGAAATGGCCGAGGGCATGGGCATCGACGTCAAGGGTCTGAAGAAGGCTGAGCTGGTCGACGCTATTCTCGCTGCCGAATAA
- a CDS encoding AMP-binding protein: protein MSEEQNKQTNRDHLREEFGWTPAEIAHRREQQKEFDNPSPRADGTPVLPGDQDFPMHSEKTIGQYLRERAEIEPNHEFMVYPDRDLRWTYAEFDERTDNLARGMLYIGMRPGDHLGVWARNVPDWVTFMYACAKIGVVMVTMNPVFKSHELDYVLKQSDMKALCIIDSFRDIDYKEIVRELIPESLTQQRGYLNTEEYPFLKNLIYMGPEKHRGFYSVPELLLLGQHVAEEELYEVTKSFDNNDVVMMQYTSGTTGFPKGVMLTHRNILNDGFFIGEGMKLTPNDRVCLPVPYFHCFGCVLGIMAILTHRATIVGVESFDAEMVLRAIDREKATAVYGVPTMYIAELNHPNFSQYDMSSLRTGIMAGSPCPPATMAEVIEKMNMKDITICYGLTETSPVFTQTSVDDDIDHKCHTVGRKHPPVSVKVVDPNDGHECAPGEHGELCCKGYNVMKGYYKMPDKTAEAIDADGYLHSGDMGTVDEDGYYRVTGRIKDMIIRGGENIYPLEVENFLLTMPGVLDAQVVGIPDEKLGEIVGAFIRTRPGFEDMTEEDVRAYAIPRIARFKVPKRVFFVDEFPMNPAKKVQKYKLREMAKELTDRVNQTVFADEEALRASQEDDSKGGMFREH from the coding sequence ATGTCGGAAGAACAGAACAAGCAAACCAACCGCGACCATCTGCGTGAGGAATTCGGCTGGACGCCGGCCGAAATCGCGCATCGTCGCGAGCAGCAGAAGGAATTCGACAACCCGTCTCCGCGTGCCGATGGTACGCCGGTGCTGCCGGGCGACCAGGATTTCCCCATGCATTCCGAAAAGACGATCGGCCAGTACTTGCGCGAACGTGCGGAAATCGAGCCCAATCACGAGTTCATGGTGTATCCCGACCGCGACCTGCGTTGGACGTACGCCGAATTCGACGAGCGCACCGACAACCTGGCGCGCGGCATGCTCTACATTGGCATGCGTCCGGGTGATCATCTGGGCGTGTGGGCGCGCAACGTGCCCGACTGGGTCACGTTCATGTATGCCTGCGCGAAGATCGGCGTGGTCATGGTTACCATGAACCCCGTGTTCAAGAGCCACGAACTCGACTACGTGCTCAAGCAGAGCGACATGAAGGCGCTGTGCATCATCGACTCGTTCCGCGATATCGACTACAAGGAAATCGTGCGCGAGCTCATTCCCGAGTCGCTCACGCAGCAGCGTGGCTACCTGAACACGGAAGAGTACCCGTTCCTGAAGAACCTCATCTACATGGGGCCTGAAAAGCATCGTGGGTTCTACAGCGTACCCGAGCTGCTTCTGCTGGGCCAGCACGTAGCGGAAGAGGAACTGTACGAGGTCACGAAGTCGTTCGACAACAACGACGTGGTCATGATGCAGTATACGAGCGGCACCACGGGATTCCCCAAGGGCGTTATGCTCACGCATCGCAACATCCTCAATGATGGCTTCTTCATTGGCGAGGGCATGAAGCTCACGCCGAACGACCGCGTCTGCCTGCCCGTACCGTACTTCCATTGCTTTGGTTGCGTGCTGGGCATCATGGCCATCCTCACGCATCGCGCTACCATCGTGGGCGTGGAGAGCTTCGACGCGGAAATGGTGCTGCGCGCCATCGACCGCGAGAAGGCCACGGCTGTCTATGGCGTACCCACCATGTACATTGCCGAGCTGAATCACCCGAACTTCAGCCAGTACGACATGAGCAGCCTGCGCACGGGCATTATGGCTGGTAGCCCCTGTCCTCCCGCCACCATGGCCGAGGTCATCGAGAAGATGAACATGAAGGACATCACCATCTGCTACGGCCTCACGGAAACGAGCCCCGTGTTCACGCAGACGAGCGTAGACGACGACATCGACCACAAGTGCCATACGGTGGGTCGCAAGCACCCGCCCGTGAGCGTGAAGGTCGTCGATCCGAACGATGGCCACGAGTGCGCGCCCGGCGAGCATGGCGAGCTGTGCTGCAAGGGCTATAACGTCATGAAGGGCTACTACAAGATGCCCGACAAGACGGCCGAGGCCATCGACGCCGACGGCTACTTGCATTCGGGCGACATGGGCACGGTCGACGAAGACGGCTACTACCGCGTCACTGGCCGCATCAAGGACATGATCATCCGCGGCGGCGAGAACATCTACCCGCTGGAAGTCGAGAACTTCCTGCTCACCATGCCGGGCGTGCTCGATGCGCAGGTCGTCGGCATTCCCGACGAGAAGCTGGGCGAGATCGTGGGTGCCTTCATCCGCACGCGCCCTGGCTTCGAGGACATGACGGAGGAAGACGTTCGCGCCTACGCCATCCCGCGCATCGCCCGCTTCAAGGTGCCCAAGCGCGTGTTCTTCGTGGACGAGTTCCCCATGAACCCGGCGAAGAAGGTGCAGAAGTACAAGTTGCGCGAAATGGCCAAGGAGCTTACCGACCGCGTGAACCAGACGGTTTTCGCCGACGAGGAAGCCCTGCGCGCCAGCCAGGAAGACGATTCCAAGGGCGGCATGTTCCGCGAGCACTAG
- a CDS encoding helix-turn-helix domain-containing protein — MTEENKLGAKITTLREAHHLSQQDLADRTGADLATIQGLEAGELPPSLAPLIKITRALGVRLGTLMDDDDNLGPAYISQSQMKEVVRMKSLETASDAGDLSYFSLAAGHPSRHMDPFIITISPSGELDHKLVGHEGEEFLFGLEGEVEIEYGKELYVLHPGESIYYDSIVPHQVRAHKGQTAKFLACVYTPV, encoded by the coding sequence ATGACCGAAGAAAACAAGCTCGGCGCTAAAATCACCACGCTGCGCGAAGCGCACCATCTCTCTCAGCAGGATCTTGCTGATCGCACCGGTGCCGATCTTGCGACCATCCAGGGCCTTGAGGCTGGCGAATTGCCCCCGTCGCTTGCCCCGCTTATTAAGATTACCCGCGCCCTGGGCGTTCGCCTGGGCACGCTCATGGACGATGACGACAATCTGGGCCCTGCCTACATCTCGCAGTCGCAGATGAAGGAAGTCGTGCGCATGAAGAGCCTGGAAACCGCCAGCGATGCCGGCGACCTTTCCTACTTCAGCCTGGCCGCGGGCCATCCCTCGCGCCACATGGATCCTTTTATCATCACCATCTCCCCCTCGGGCGAGCTCGATCACAAGCTGGTGGGCCACGAAGGCGAGGAATTCCTCTTCGGCCTGGAAGGCGAAGTGGAAATCGAGTATGGCAAGGAACTTTACGTGCTGCATCCGGGCGAGTCCATCTATTACGACTCCATCGTGCCTCATCAGGTGCGCGCCCATAAGGGTCAGACGGCGAAGTTCCTGGCGTGCGTGTACACGCCGGTGTAG
- the serC gene encoding 3-phosphoserine/phosphohydroxythreonine transaminase — protein MPRVYNFSAGPAILPEPVLAQAAADMMDYQGCGMSVMEMSHRSPAFQGIIDTAEADLRDLMGIPENYDVLFLQGGDSLQFAAVPMNLALAKHGVADYIVTGQWSKKAQQEAARFIDARIVATGAEDNFSHLPDCSDLPLSEDADYVYLCQNETVHGLRFAQLPDTKGKVLVSDQSSMFLSEPVDVSQFGLIHAGVQKNVGPAGVQIVIVRHDLVPEGDIDGVPVMMNYKTHVDKKSLYNTPPCWNIYMCGLVFKHLKELGGLEAVQKMNQEKAQLLYDAIDESALFKGVAAKEDRSMMNVCFVTGDADLDAKFAKEATAAGLTNLKGHRSVGGLRASIYNAMPRKGVEALIAFMKDFEVQNR, from the coding sequence ATGCCACGCGTTTACAATTTCTCGGCCGGACCGGCAATTCTGCCTGAGCCCGTGCTCGCCCAGGCGGCAGCCGACATGATGGATTACCAGGGGTGCGGCATGTCAGTGATGGAAATGAGCCATCGCTCCCCCGCCTTCCAGGGCATCATCGACACTGCCGAAGCCGACCTGCGCGACCTTATGGGCATTCCCGAAAACTACGACGTGCTGTTCCTGCAAGGCGGCGACAGCCTGCAGTTTGCCGCGGTGCCCATGAACCTGGCGCTTGCCAAGCATGGCGTGGCCGACTACATCGTCACGGGTCAGTGGTCGAAGAAGGCGCAGCAGGAAGCAGCGCGTTTCATCGACGCGCGCATCGTGGCAACCGGCGCCGAGGACAACTTCAGCCATCTGCCCGACTGCTCCGACCTCCCCCTTTCGGAAGACGCCGATTATGTGTACCTGTGCCAAAACGAAACGGTGCATGGCCTGCGCTTCGCCCAACTGCCCGACACGAAGGGCAAGGTGCTCGTAAGCGACCAGAGCAGTATGTTCCTTTCCGAACCCGTTGACGTAAGCCAGTTCGGCCTCATCCACGCAGGCGTTCAGAAGAACGTGGGGCCCGCAGGCGTGCAGATCGTCATCGTACGCCACGACCTGGTACCCGAAGGCGACATCGACGGCGTGCCCGTCATGATGAACTACAAGACGCACGTGGACAAGAAGAGCCTGTACAACACTCCCCCGTGCTGGAATATCTACATGTGCGGCTTGGTGTTCAAGCATCTGAAGGAACTGGGCGGTCTGGAAGCCGTGCAGAAGATGAACCAGGAAAAGGCTCAGCTGCTCTACGACGCCATCGACGAAAGCGCGCTGTTCAAGGGCGTAGCCGCGAAGGAAGACCGCAGCATGATGAACGTCTGCTTCGTTACGGGCGATGCCGACCTCGACGCGAAGTTCGCCAAGGAAGCCACCGCCGCAGGCCTTACGAACCTGAAGGGCCATCGCAGCGTAGGTGGCCTGCGTGCGAGCATCTACAATGCCATGCCGCGCAAGGGCGTGGAAGCGCTCATCGCCTTCATGAAGGACTTCGAGGTTCAGAACCGCTAA
- a CDS encoding class I SAM-dependent methyltransferase gives MPTISVPDAHGGAEHVVEVNDAKVRQFVDRVRKVAKERRKWAKREHIACYRVYDADIPEYNVAIELFEGKGESEGNRYCVVAEYRAPASIGEDEAAVRFEDVLAVVPFALDVPAENVFAKQRRKAKGGGQYTHEQHESHVAFTTEPDYLKQTDYLVELDFSGYLDTGLFLDHRVTRQMVGKMAEGARFLNLFSYTGTATLHAAGGGAFSTTTVDMSQTYLDRARRNMQRNGFTGAPHHFVRADVTSWIVQEAATSHRYDLVFCDPPTFSNGKAMGERTWDVQRDHAKLLQAIARVLKPEGTIVFSCNLRGFKIDAAALDAAGLSVQDISEQTIPHDFERNPKIHRCFLVKRAG, from the coding sequence ATGCCCACGATTTCCGTACCCGACGCCCATGGTGGAGCCGAGCATGTGGTCGAGGTGAATGATGCGAAGGTGCGCCAGTTCGTCGATCGCGTGCGCAAGGTGGCCAAGGAACGCCGCAAGTGGGCAAAGCGCGAGCATATTGCCTGCTATCGCGTGTACGACGCCGATATTCCCGAGTACAACGTGGCCATCGAGCTCTTCGAGGGCAAGGGCGAGTCGGAAGGCAATCGCTATTGCGTGGTAGCCGAGTATCGGGCCCCTGCATCCATCGGCGAAGACGAGGCAGCGGTGCGTTTCGAAGACGTGCTCGCCGTGGTTCCCTTCGCGCTCGACGTTCCCGCCGAAAACGTGTTCGCCAAGCAGCGCCGCAAGGCCAAGGGTGGTGGTCAGTACACGCATGAGCAGCACGAATCGCACGTGGCGTTCACCACCGAGCCCGATTATCTGAAGCAGACTGATTACCTGGTCGAACTCGATTTCTCAGGGTATTTGGACACGGGCTTGTTCCTGGATCATCGCGTGACGCGTCAGATGGTGGGGAAGATGGCGGAAGGTGCGCGCTTTCTGAACCTGTTCTCGTACACGGGTACGGCTACGCTGCATGCGGCTGGCGGCGGGGCGTTTTCCACGACGACCGTCGATATGTCGCAAACGTATTTGGACCGCGCGCGGCGCAACATGCAGCGCAATGGCTTCACGGGTGCGCCGCATCATTTCGTGCGTGCCGACGTCACTAGTTGGATCGTGCAGGAGGCTGCCACCTCACATCGCTACGACCTGGTGTTCTGCGATCCGCCCACGTTCAGCAACGGCAAGGCCATGGGCGAGCGCACGTGGGACGTGCAGCGCGATCATGCCAAGCTCCTGCAGGCTATCGCACGCGTGCTGAAGCCCGAGGGCACCATCGTATTCAGCTGCAACCTGCGCGGGTTCAAAATCGATGCCGCGGCGCTTGATGCGGCGGGGCTTTCCGTGCAGGACATAAGCGAACAGACCATCCCACACGATTTCGAGCGCAATCCCAAGATTCACCGCTGCTTCCTGGTGAAGCGCGCAGGGTGA